The genomic window GTGCTTGATATTGAAATGGCTCATGACAATCGCCCTGCGGGCAAAAGTGATGACGTGGTCGATGCGTTGGATTACTCAACGGTGAGTACTGCCGTGCTTGACCATATTGCGAATGGCCGATTCTTATTGGTTGAACGTGTGGCAGAAGAAGTCGCGGAATTGATCATGACTCAGTTCTCTGTGCCTTGGATTAAAATCCGCTTGGCAAAACCGGGCGCAGTACCACAAGCGAAAGCGGTAGGCGTGATCATTGAACGAGGTCAAGCATGACAATAGCCTATGTTGGTGTTGGCACGAACATAGACCGCGACAAGCATGCAAGGGTGGCATGGACAGAGCTTCAATCGTTAGGGATTAACCTCAAATGCTCTAAAATCTATCACTGTGAGCCTGTGGGGTTTATAAGCTACCCGTTTTATAACTTTGTCATAGAACTCGATACCTCACTCTCACTGACTGAATTTTCCCAGCAGCTGCGTAACATTGAGTTTAAATGGGGTCGCTCTCAAGATGCACATAAACTCCAAGATCGAACGCTCGATCTTGATGTGGTGTTGTTTGGAGAGGTGGTGTCTGAACGTGATCCAGAACTGCCTCGCAGTGATATATTTAAATATCCTTTTGTAACACAACCACTTTATGATCTCTGTCCAGCGAGAGTGATCCCGCAGGACGGAAGAACCGTGGATGAAATATGGCAGAAGATGCAATCATTAGACTCGCTCTCTGTCGTAGATATAAAACTATAATTTTTAAGGTGAGTCATGAGTTATTTTGAAGCGTTTATGCTGGCGTTGGTGCAAGGCTTTACTGAATTTCTACCTATCTCCAGCTCAGCACACTTAATTCTACCTTCTGCTGTTTTAGGTTGGGAAGACCAAGGCTTGGCTTTTGATGTTGCGGTTCATGTTGGTACTTTAGCTGCTGTGATCATCTATTTCCGCACAGAAGTGGTGTCTCTTCTGAGCGCTTTCTTTGGTTCGGTATTTAAGGGCGATCGCAGTAAAGAAGCGAAGCTGGCGTGGATGATCATTCTCGCGACGATTCCTGCGTGTATCTTTGGTTTGTTGATGAAAGATATTGTTGAGCTTTACTTACGTAGTGCGTGGGTGATTGCGACGACAACGATTATCTTTGGTCTCTTGCTTTGGTGGGTGGATAAGAACTCAAGCTTGCGTGATGACGAATATCAAGCGGGTTGGAAAAAGGCGCTGTTTATTGGCCTTGCTCAAGCCATGGCGATCATTCCGGGTACGTCTCGTTCTGGTGCCACCATTACCGCCGCGCTTTATCTGGGTTTCACTCGTGAAGCCGCCGCTCGATTCTCTTTTCTCATGTCTATTCCTATCATCATGTTAGCAGGGGGTTACTTAGGTCTGAAGCTAGTAACCAGTGGTGATCCTGTTCATGTGGGCACCTTAATCACGGGGATCGTGGTATCTTTCATTAGTGCTTA from Vibrio artabrorum includes these protein-coding regions:
- the folB gene encoding dihydroneopterin aldolase is translated as MALDKVFIEQLEVITTIGVYDWEQEIKQKLVLDIEMAHDNRPAGKSDDVVDALDYSTVSTAVLDHIANGRFLLVERVAEEVAELIMTQFSVPWIKIRLAKPGAVPQAKAVGVIIERGQA
- a CDS encoding undecaprenyl-diphosphate phosphatase yields the protein MSYFEAFMLALVQGFTEFLPISSSAHLILPSAVLGWEDQGLAFDVAVHVGTLAAVIIYFRTEVVSLLSAFFGSVFKGDRSKEAKLAWMIILATIPACIFGLLMKDIVELYLRSAWVIATTTIIFGLLLWWVDKNSSLRDDEYQAGWKKALFIGLAQAMAIIPGTSRSGATITAALYLGFTREAAARFSFLMSIPIIMLAGGYLGLKLVTSGDPVHVGTLITGIVVSFISAYICIHFFLKLISRMGMTPFVIYRLILGCGLFAFLMMQ
- the folK gene encoding 2-amino-4-hydroxy-6-hydroxymethyldihydropteridine diphosphokinase, giving the protein MTIAYVGVGTNIDRDKHARVAWTELQSLGINLKCSKIYHCEPVGFISYPFYNFVIELDTSLSLTEFSQQLRNIEFKWGRSQDAHKLQDRTLDLDVVLFGEVVSERDPELPRSDIFKYPFVTQPLYDLCPARVIPQDGRTVDEIWQKMQSLDSLSVVDIKL